Proteins co-encoded in one Spirosoma endbachense genomic window:
- a CDS encoding caspase family protein produces the protein MIKLLTSLLITLVSQVAYSQTFHALIVADTQAADVGPGCQKDVAAMTTTFKAIASGIGYPLNLVVLSDSGFRRPSIEQRLHNLHIGPKDVAFLYYTGHGHNLAGRTDPFPLLSVEPGNDPSLRSLHDSLRAKLARLTITMADACNIVLPAGTRGLMINPMLKGGTVEDDINRVLANLFLDQTGDVLIAACQPHQSACMLSDQGSHYTRSWEQALSVLTTTRSRLSWIDLLLDAQARVDRLARPDSSHQTSIYEINLKPVKQQLPPDAHFTAISQYLNTLTDERLTYAERALQRQKATQYFNADARVTIYQNDTSVGEYALNDMLKRLTLNAVKIGQVNFIEKRSKRTPNGKLYQTIAIQEVWSN, from the coding sequence ATGATCAAACTTCTCACTAGTCTGCTCATAACCTTAGTTAGCCAGGTAGCTTATTCGCAAACGTTCCATGCCTTGATCGTAGCGGATACGCAGGCAGCTGACGTCGGCCCCGGTTGCCAGAAGGATGTTGCGGCCATGACAACCACTTTCAAGGCCATTGCCTCTGGAATTGGTTATCCTTTAAATCTGGTTGTATTGAGCGATTCGGGCTTCAGGCGGCCCAGCATTGAGCAACGGCTTCACAACCTGCACATTGGACCAAAGGATGTTGCCTTTCTCTATTACACAGGTCATGGACACAATCTTGCCGGACGCACCGATCCATTTCCCTTGCTCAGTGTTGAACCCGGCAACGACCCCTCTCTGCGATCACTTCATGATTCGCTACGGGCAAAACTTGCCCGGCTCACGATCACAATGGCCGATGCCTGCAATATTGTACTACCCGCCGGAACACGCGGTCTGATGATCAACCCTATGTTGAAAGGCGGAACGGTAGAAGATGATATCAACCGGGTGCTGGCGAATTTATTTCTGGATCAGACCGGCGATGTACTTATTGCGGCCTGCCAGCCCCATCAGTCTGCCTGCATGCTTAGCGATCAGGGAAGTCATTACACACGGTCATGGGAACAGGCCCTGTCGGTGCTGACAACGACCCGCTCCCGACTAAGTTGGATTGATTTATTACTCGATGCTCAGGCTCGGGTAGACAGGCTTGCCCGACCCGATAGTTCGCACCAAACGTCGATTTATGAGATTAATCTGAAACCTGTAAAGCAACAGTTACCACCCGACGCGCATTTTACGGCGATTAGCCAATACCTCAATACGCTGACAGACGAGCGACTGACCTACGCCGAACGAGCCCTGCAACGACAAAAAGCCACTCAGTATTTCAACGCAGATGCCCGCGTAACGATCTATCAAAACGATACATCGGTCGGTGAATATGCCCTCAACGATATGCTTAAACGACTGACCCTTAATGCCGTAAAAATCGGGCAGGTTAATTTTATTGAAAAACGATCGAAGCGAACGCCAAACGGAAAACTATACCAAACGATTGCCATTCAGGAAGTATGGTCGAATTAA